Proteins from a single region of Phycisphaeraceae bacterium D3-23:
- a CDS encoding universal stress protein → MKRILLPIDFSEATEPAVAFVQELAGQTGAQVYVLHVTGSQLKYERGKSMPPEPELSDLCARMKDSGCVAHPLSISGLKAEADIILEQIHSLGADLVVMGSHGHSAVHNLILGSVSTKVLRYSERPVLIVPSPRPEPIDPPADVHYSSWGEAGFPPI, encoded by the coding sequence ATGAAACGGATTCTTTTACCCATCGACTTCTCCGAGGCGACCGAACCCGCCGTCGCATTTGTACAAGAGCTCGCAGGACAAACCGGGGCACAAGTCTACGTCCTGCATGTGACCGGTAGCCAGCTCAAGTATGAGAGGGGGAAGTCGATGCCACCCGAGCCCGAGCTTAGCGACTTGTGTGCTCGGATGAAGGACTCGGGATGTGTCGCCCATCCACTCAGCATCTCGGGGCTAAAAGCTGAGGCCGACATCATCCTCGAACAGATCCACAGCCTGGGCGCCGACTTAGTCGTTATGGGCTCACACGGGCACAGCGCGGTACACAACCTCATCCTGGGCAGTGTTTCTACAAAGGTTCTGCGTTACTCGGAACGCCCAGTGCTAATCGTGCCCTCTCCAAGGCCAGAACCCATCGATCCGCCCGCAGATGTCCACTACTCCTCATGGGGAGAGGCCGGGTTTCCGCCAATCTAG
- a CDS encoding STAS/SEC14 domain-containing protein, translated as MSESVVTLHLNGSLTREDYQRLTPEVLHLVEGRGSLRLLVFIDGLDDMAPASTWHRLILRLWDNSDIERVGIVTGKGCERASDWLRNVFGHTEFQAFSPQDTEKAQGWVLDSLPEREQLP; from the coding sequence ATGAGCGAGAGCGTCGTCACGCTGCACCTCAACGGAAGTTTGACGCGTGAGGATTATCAGCGGCTCACCCCGGAGGTCCTTCACCTGGTTGAGGGGCGAGGCAGCCTCCGCCTCCTGGTCTTCATCGACGGCCTTGATGATATGGCCCCCGCCTCAACCTGGCATCGGCTCATCCTCAGACTCTGGGACAACTCCGACATCGAACGTGTCGGCATCGTGACTGGCAAGGGCTGTGAACGAGCTTCTGACTGGCTGCGAAATGTATTCGGGCATACCGAGTTCCAAGCCTTTAGCCCACAAGACACCGAAAAGGCCCAGGGGTGGGTCCTTGATTCCTTGCCCGAAAGAGAGCAGTTGCCATGA
- a CDS encoding alcohol dehydrogenase catalytic domain-containing protein, with product MKAMQLQQVSAITDGSRPLVPVEVPMPPLPNDSLLLRVLACGVCHTELDIIEGRTPPPKLPVIPGHEVVGSVEEIGKNTAGYTIGDQVGVGWIFRSSGGAHENLSPEFCATGRDADGGYAEYMSVPAAYVVPIPASLTATEAAPLLCAGAIGYRALQLCNLDDGDRLGLMGFGASGRLTLQAARYLYPHSEVDVFARDEADQEDAIGMGATWAGGVDERPPSPCQTIIDTTPAWTPVLHALKHLAPGGRLVINAIRKEDGDRAFLGGLDYTEHLWMEKEVKTVANITHHDISQFIPIAAAADIRPSVEVLPLKRANDALCHLKRGGNRNAFVLLPA from the coding sequence ATGAAGGCCATGCAACTACAACAGGTCTCCGCGATCACAGATGGCAGCCGGCCGCTGGTTCCTGTTGAGGTTCCCATGCCACCTTTGCCGAACGACAGTCTTCTCCTGCGCGTCTTGGCTTGTGGGGTCTGCCATACCGAACTCGACATTATCGAGGGCCGAACGCCTCCACCGAAGCTACCCGTCATCCCGGGGCATGAAGTAGTCGGATCGGTCGAAGAAATAGGCAAGAATACCGCCGGCTACACGATTGGCGATCAGGTCGGCGTCGGGTGGATCTTCCGCTCCAGCGGCGGTGCCCACGAGAACCTGAGCCCAGAGTTTTGCGCCACAGGCCGGGATGCAGACGGCGGCTACGCCGAGTACATGAGCGTGCCCGCAGCGTATGTTGTACCGATTCCCGCCTCTCTCACGGCAACAGAAGCCGCTCCGCTGCTGTGCGCCGGAGCGATTGGCTACCGAGCACTACAACTATGCAATCTAGATGATGGAGATCGGCTTGGTCTCATGGGGTTTGGTGCCTCCGGCCGTCTGACACTTCAAGCCGCTAGATACCTGTACCCGCATTCCGAAGTCGATGTATTCGCGCGTGACGAGGCGGATCAGGAAGATGCCATCGGTATGGGAGCCACCTGGGCAGGTGGCGTAGATGAACGTCCCCCATCACCATGCCAGACGATTATCGATACGACACCCGCCTGGACGCCTGTGCTCCATGCACTTAAACACCTCGCGCCTGGAGGGCGCTTAGTCATCAATGCCATACGGAAAGAGGATGGCGACCGGGCATTCCTGGGCGGGCTCGATTACACGGAACACCTCTGGATGGAGAAAGAGGTCAAGACCGTGGCGAACATCACGCATCACGACATCTCCCAGTTCATTCCCATCGCAGCGGCAGCCGACATCCGGCCCTCGGTCGAAGTCCTGCCACTGAAGCGGGCCAACGATGCACTCTGCCATCTCAAACGAGGTGGCAACAGGAACGCATTTGTGCTTCTCCCCGCATAG
- a CDS encoding phosphoribosyltransferase family protein produces the protein MIPFRNRSAAGKLLGEALHPLRDLEDVVVLALPRGGVPVAYEVASALSAPLDVIVVRKVRHPDQHQRALGALAGRGEGVFEHREEQADPVSKQAFDAGRLKEMEELERLVTSYQSKRGRVSLEEKLVIIVDDGIATGATMLAALRAVRREGPRGVVVAVPVAAGESLDIIDACADQVTCLHRPKHFVAVSQFYIDYSQIPDVEVRRLLDSARRSYHAAHHQPSSS, from the coding sequence ATGATCCCGTTCCGGAATCGGTCTGCAGCTGGAAAACTCCTAGGCGAAGCGCTGCACCCTTTACGCGACTTGGAAGATGTGGTCGTCCTAGCACTCCCCAGAGGAGGGGTGCCGGTTGCTTATGAAGTCGCGTCCGCATTGTCTGCCCCGCTGGATGTAATCGTCGTCCGAAAGGTCAGGCATCCCGACCAGCATCAACGCGCCCTCGGTGCGTTGGCAGGACGCGGCGAAGGTGTCTTCGAGCATCGGGAAGAGCAGGCAGACCCCGTGAGCAAACAGGCTTTCGATGCCGGTCGGCTTAAGGAAATGGAAGAACTCGAACGCCTCGTTACCTCATATCAATCGAAACGCGGGCGCGTATCACTCGAAGAGAAACTCGTCATCATCGTTGACGATGGCATTGCCACGGGTGCAACTATGCTCGCCGCGCTACGTGCAGTTCGTCGCGAAGGCCCCAGAGGTGTCGTCGTTGCCGTCCCGGTCGCTGCGGGCGAATCCCTGGACATCATTGATGCCTGTGCAGACCAAGTCACGTGTTTGCACCGCCCGAAACACTTCGTCGCGGTAAGCCAGTTCTATATCGACTACTCGCAGATTCCTGACGTTGAAGTCCGACGGCTACTGGACAGTGCACGTCGATCTTATCACGCCGCTCATCATCAGCCATCTTCGTCATGA